The window GATCTACGAGGGCACCTCCGAGATCCAGCGGCTGGTCATCGCATCCGCGCTCCTGAAGGGATAGGCAGGGATGGATTTCCACCTGACCGACGAGCAGCTTCAGGTCGAGGAGATGGTGCGCGGCCTGGCGCGGAAGGAGTTCGCCCCGCGCGCCGCGCAGGTCGACGAGGAGAGCCGCTACCCGGCGGAGAACCACCGCCTCCTGGCGGAGCTCGGGCTGCTCGGAATGCTGTACCCGGCTTCCTTCGGCGGTTCGGAGGCGGGCCCTGTCTCCTACGCGGTCGCCCTGAGGGAAGTCGCGGGGGGATGCGCCTCGACGGGTGTCGGGATGGCGGTCACGAACATGACGGGAGAGGCGATCTTCCGGTTCGGCAACGACGAGCAGCGGAAGCGCTATCTTCCGATGCTGTCGGGGGGAAAGGGCGCCGGGGCGTTCGCCCTCACCGAACCCGGCGCCGGTTCCGACGCCGGCGGGCTTTCCACGTTCGCCCGGGAGGACGGCGACGGGTTCCTCCTCGACGGATCGAAGGTCTTCATCACGAACGGGGAGCATGCCTGCGTTACGATCGTCATGGCGTTGACGCAGAAGTCGCCGCGGAAGATCAGCGCCTTCCTCGTCGAGCCCGGGACCCCGGGCTTCTCCATCGGGAAGAGGGAGCGCAAGATGGGTCTCAAGGGGTCCGACACCGTATCTCTTTCCTTCGAGGAGTGCCGCGTGCCGAAATCGGCCATGCTGGGCGCTCCCGGGGAAGGGCTCAAGATCGCCCTCTCGGCGCTCGACGGGGGACGGATCGGGATCGCGTCGCAGGCGATCGGGATCGCGCGGTCGGCGCTGTCCGCGGCGACGGAGTACGCGAAGGATCGGCGCCAGTTCGGGCAGGCGATCGGCGAGTTCCAGGCGATCCAGTGGAAGCTCGCCGACGCGGCGACCGAGCTCGACGCCGCCCAGTTGCTCGCGTTCCGCGCCGCATGCCTGAAGGAAAAAGGCGTCAAGTATTCGAAAGAGGCGTCGATGGCCAAGCTCTTCGCCACGGAGGCGGGGAATCGCGCGTGTCACGCCGCGGTCCAGGTGCTCGGCGGGTACGGCTACATCCGGGAGTATCCTGTGGAGCGTCACCTGCGCGACATCCGGGTGACAACGATATACGAGGGGACCTCCGAGATCCAGCGGCTCGTGATCTCGCGGGCCCTTTGCCGGTAGGAGAGCCATGATCGACGGGGCGATCGGGAAAGGGTACGTGCAGGTCTACACGGGGAACGGGAAAGGGAAGACGACCGCCTCCCTCGGGCTCGCCGTCCGCGCCGCAGGCCACGGGCTGAAGACGGTCATCATCCAGTTCATGAAAGGGTGGATCGACTACGGCGAACTCGCGGGGGTCGGGATGCTCGCCCCCCACGTCGAGATCCACCAGGCGGGACGCGACACTTTCGTGAACCGGAAGAACCCCGATCCCGAGGATATCCGGCTCGCCCGGGAAGGGTGGAAACTGGCGAAGGAGATCATCTCGGGCCGAAAAGCGGATATCGTGGTTCTCGACGAGGTCAATTGCGCGATGGATTTCGGCCTCCTCCCGGTGGAGGAGGTCCTCGAGGTCATCAAGGGGAAGCCCGACGGGATGGAACTCGTCCTCACGGGCCGCGGTGCCCCGCCGGAAATCATCGAGGCGGCGGATCTCGTGACCGAGATGCGCGAGATCCGGCACTATTACGCGAAAGGCGTTGACGCCCGCGTGGGCGTAGAACGATAAGGAGGCATCATGTACGACAGGAAAAAGCTCGCGGGGATTGCGGCACGCCGGAAGAAGTGGCAGGACGAGGCGCTGTCGCCGAGCCTTCGGAAATCGCCTCCGCGTCTCGATCGGTTCTCCACCGTATCCGACGAGGAGATCGACCTCCTGTACACCCCCGATCCCCTTTCGAACTTCGATTACGAGGAGGACCTCGGGTACCCGGGACAGTACCCGTATACCCGGGGAGTGCAGCCCACGATGTACCGGGGCCGGCTGTGGACGATGCGCCAGTTCGCGGGGTTCGGGTCGGCGGAGGATACGAACGCACGGTTCAAGTTCCTCCTCGCGCAGGGCCAGACCGGGCTTTCCACCGCGTTCCACTTTCCGACGCTCATGGGATACGATTCCGACTCCCCCCGCGCGCGGGGCGAGGTCGGAATGTGCGGCGTCGCCATCGATTCGCTGAAGGACATGGAGATCCTTTTCGACGGGATCCCGCTGGACCAGGTCACGACGTCGATGACGATCAACGGCCCGGCGGCGATGGTCTTCGCCATGTACCTCGCGGTCGCGGAACGGCAGGGGGTCCCCTTCCACAAGGTCGGGGGCACGATCCAGAACGACATCCTCAAGGAGTACATCGCCCAGCATGCGTGGATCTTCCCGCCCGAACCGTCGATGCGGATCATCACCGACATCCTCGCCTACTGCTCCGAAAACGTCCCGCGGTGGAACACGATCAGCATCAGCGGGTACCACATCCGGGAAGCGGGTTCCACGGCGGTCCAGGAACTGGCCTTCACGATCGCCGACGGGATCGCCTATGTCCAGGCGGGGATCGAAGCCGGGATTCCCGTGGATAAATTCGCCCCGCGGCTGTCGTATTTTTTCAACGCCCATACGGATTTCTTCGAGGAGATCGCGAAGTACCGGGCGGCGCGCCGGATGTGGGCCCGCATCATGCGGGAGCGCTTCCACGCGAAGGACGAGAATTCGTGGAAGCTGCGGTTCCACACCCAGACGGCGGGGTGCACGCTCACCGCGCAGCAGCCGATGAACAACGTGGTCCGTGTCGCCCTCCAGGCGCTTTCGGGGGTCCTCGGGGGGACGCAGTCGCTCCACACCAACTCGATGGACGAAACGCTGGCGCTCCCCACGGAGCAGGCGGTGACCGTCGCGCTGCGGACCCAGCAGATCATCGCCGAGGAGTCGGGCGTCGCCAACACCATCGATCCGCTGGGCGGCTCCTTCTTCGTGGAGCAGTTGACGAACGACATGGAAGAGAAGGCGATGGAGTACATCCGGAAGATCGACGAGATGGGCGGGATGGTGGCCGCGATCAAGCAGGGATACCCCCAGCGGGAAGTGGCGGACGCGGCTTTCCATTTCCAGCGGCTGGTCGACGCGGGGAAGAAACGGATCGTCGGCCTCAACGCGTACCGGTCGCCGGAGGATACGCCGATCCCCCTGCTGAAGATCGACGATCGCGTCGAGAAGCGTCAGGTCGCGCGCACGAAGGAAGTCCGGCGCAAGCGGGACGCGAAAAAGGCGCGGGCGTGCCTGTCCGCGCTGAAGGAAGGATCCCTCGACCGGAAAGTGAACCTGATGCCCCTCCTGGTGGACGCGGCGCGCGAGTATGTCACGCTCGGCGAGATGTGCGACACCCTCCGGGAGACGATGGGCGTGTACACCGATCCGGCGATGTTCTGACAGAAAAAGATCGAGGAGGAGGGGCGATGGCGACGGCAAAGGCAAAAGGCGCGGCGGGGGCGACCCCGAAGAAGGCTTCCCGGAAAATCCGCATCCTGGTCGGGAAACCGGGCCTCGACGGCCACGACCGGGGGGCGAAGATCATCGCACGCGCCCTGCGGGACGCCGGCGTGGAGGTCATCTACACGGGCCTGCACCAGACGCCCGAGATGATCGTGAGCGCGGCGGCGCAGGAGGACGTCGACGGGATCGGCCTGTCGATCCTCTCCGGGGCGCACAACTACCTTTTTCCCCGGATCATCCAGCTGCTTCGCGAAAAGAAAATGGGCGATGTCGTGCTCTTCGGCGGCGGGATCATCCCCGATGCGGACATCCCGAAACTGCTGAAGAAGGGGGTCGACCGGGTGTTCACTCCGGGGACCCCGATCCAGGAGATCGTCGACTACGTGAGCACGCGGGTCCAGCCGAGGAAATGAGTCGGCGGAACCGGCGCGAAGGGGAAGGCATTTTATCCGACAAGGGGGATCTAACGTGAGACCGGTCTACATGGTTTCCGGCGGCGTCAGCAAATTCGAGAAGGCCCGCCCGGACGCGACGTTCCAGAAGATGGTGAAGGAGTCGTTCGATTACGCCATGAACGACGTTCCAAGGCTCAAGCACTCCATGATCGACGGTTCCGTCGCATCCTACTTCTCGGACCACTTTTCCCGCCAGCTCATGGCGGGGATCATGGCGGTCGATTACCTCGGCCTCTGCCCGAAGCCGAACAAGCGGATCGAGGGCGGTGGCGCGACGGGCGGCCTCTGCTTCCAGGCCGGGTGGGAAGCGATCGCCTCCGGGCGGATGAACGTCTGCGTCGCGTTCGGATTCGAGACGATGTCCCACGTCCCGACGTGGAAGGGGAACGAGTTCATCGCGCTGGCGTCCGACGTCAACTTCGACTACCCGGTCGGCGGATTCTACTCCGGGTACTACGCGATGATGGTGAACCGGCACATGCACGAGTTCGGCACCACGGTCGAGCAGCTCGCGATGGTGTCGGTGAAGAACCACATGAACGCCTACGGAAACCCGTACGCCCAGAAGCGGCGCAAGCTGACCATCGCCGACGTGCGGAACTCCGCCATGGTCGCCTACCCGCTGACCCTTCTCGACATCTGCGTCATGTCCGATGGTGCGGCCACCTGCATCCTCGCGGACGAGGAGACGGCCTTCAAGCTCACGGACCACCCCGTCAAGATCACCGGCGTGGGGACGGGCACCGACATGATGCGCATGTCGGATCGGCCGCACGGCGAGGTCCTCCTCGCCCCGAACGAGAAGAAGAGCGACTACAGGAACCTGAAATATCCCGGCGTCCACTCCTTCCGTGCGGGACGCAGCGCGGGGCTGCAGGCGTACAAGATGGCGGGCGTGACCGATCCCCTGAAACAGATCGACTTCGTCGAGCTCCACGACGCCTACACCTCCTCGGAGATCCAGACGTACG is drawn from bacterium and contains these coding sequences:
- a CDS encoding cobalamin B12-binding domain-containing protein, with the translated sequence MATAKAKGAAGATPKKASRKIRILVGKPGLDGHDRGAKIIARALRDAGVEVIYTGLHQTPEMIVSAAAQEDVDGIGLSILSGAHNYLFPRIIQLLREKKMGDVVLFGGGIIPDADIPKLLKKGVDRVFTPGTPIQEIVDYVSTRVQPRK
- a CDS encoding methylmalonyl-CoA mutase family protein; this encodes MYDRKKLAGIAARRKKWQDEALSPSLRKSPPRLDRFSTVSDEEIDLLYTPDPLSNFDYEEDLGYPGQYPYTRGVQPTMYRGRLWTMRQFAGFGSAEDTNARFKFLLAQGQTGLSTAFHFPTLMGYDSDSPRARGEVGMCGVAIDSLKDMEILFDGIPLDQVTTSMTINGPAAMVFAMYLAVAERQGVPFHKVGGTIQNDILKEYIAQHAWIFPPEPSMRIITDILAYCSENVPRWNTISISGYHIREAGSTAVQELAFTIADGIAYVQAGIEAGIPVDKFAPRLSYFFNAHTDFFEEIAKYRAARRMWARIMRERFHAKDENSWKLRFHTQTAGCTLTAQQPMNNVVRVALQALSGVLGGTQSLHTNSMDETLALPTEQAVTVALRTQQIIAEESGVANTIDPLGGSFFVEQLTNDMEEKAMEYIRKIDEMGGMVAAIKQGYPQREVADAAFHFQRLVDAGKKRIVGLNAYRSPEDTPIPLLKIDDRVEKRQVARTKEVRRKRDAKKARACLSALKEGSLDRKVNLMPLLVDAAREYVTLGEMCDTLRETMGVYTDPAMF
- a CDS encoding acyl-CoA dehydrogenase family protein → MDFHLTDEQLQVEEMVRGLARKEFAPRAAQVDEESRYPAENHRLLAELGLLGMLYPASFGGSEAGPVSYAVALREVAGGCASTGVGMAVTNMTGEAIFRFGNDEQRKRYLPMLSGGKGAGAFALTEPGAGSDAGGLSTFAREDGDGFLLDGSKVFITNGEHACVTIVMALTQKSPRKISAFLVEPGTPGFSIGKRERKMGLKGSDTVSLSFEECRVPKSAMLGAPGEGLKIALSALDGGRIGIASQAIGIARSALSAATEYAKDRRQFGQAIGEFQAIQWKLADAATELDAAQLLAFRAACLKEKGVKYSKEASMAKLFATEAGNRACHAAVQVLGGYGYIREYPVERHLRDIRVTTIYEGTSEIQRLVISRALCR
- a CDS encoding thiolase domain-containing protein (Catalyzes the synthesis of acetoacetyl coenzyme A from two molecules of acetyl coenzyme A. It can also act as a thiolase, catalyzing the reverse reaction and generating two-carbon units from the four-carbon product of fatty acid oxidation) — its product is MRPVYMVSGGVSKFEKARPDATFQKMVKESFDYAMNDVPRLKHSMIDGSVASYFSDHFSRQLMAGIMAVDYLGLCPKPNKRIEGGGATGGLCFQAGWEAIASGRMNVCVAFGFETMSHVPTWKGNEFIALASDVNFDYPVGGFYSGYYAMMVNRHMHEFGTTVEQLAMVSVKNHMNAYGNPYAQKRRKLTIADVRNSAMVAYPLTLLDICVMSDGAATCILADEETAFKLTDHPVKITGVGTGTDMMRMSDRPHGEVLLAPNEKKSDYRNLKYPGVHSFRAGRSAGLQAYKMAGVTDPLKQIDFVELHDAYTSSEIQTYEDLALCKYGDGGKFVEAGYPFMPQIDYGMKLPKKGTIPVNPSGGLIACGHPVGATGLMQAVFAFWQIQGSIKKHYGDSELQLKKANRGLIHSHAGTGTYVTVSIMERGW
- the cobO gene encoding cob(I)yrinic acid a,c-diamide adenosyltransferase codes for the protein MIDGAIGKGYVQVYTGNGKGKTTASLGLAVRAAGHGLKTVIIQFMKGWIDYGELAGVGMLAPHVEIHQAGRDTFVNRKNPDPEDIRLAREGWKLAKEIISGRKADIVVLDEVNCAMDFGLLPVEEVLEVIKGKPDGMELVLTGRGAPPEIIEAADLVTEMREIRHYYAKGVDARVGVER